A region of the Bacillota bacterium genome:
GAAGCCGACCGTGATGGCCACGCCGGCAGCGAGCAGCGCCACGCTCCGGTCCCTGGCTTGCATGGCGATGGCCAGGCACCGCCGCAGTATGACGGCGTAAGCCGCCAGCACACCTGTCGCTCCGAGAAACCCGAACTCCTCGCCCACCGCCGAGAAGATGAAGTCCGTGTGCCTGGCCGGCACGAAGGCGAGTTGTGTCTGCGGCCCCGCGAAGAGCCCCTGCCCGAAGAGCCGGCCCGACCCGATGGCAATGACCGACTGGGTGACGTTCCAGCCGGCTCCCTGCCGACGGGAGGCCGGATCCACGAGGACAACGAGCCGTTCAAGCTGGTGCGGCCTCAGGATCTCGGCCCATCCCAGGGCGCTCACGGCCACGGCCAGGCCCAGCGCGACCAGCGCTGCCCCGCCCATCCAGGCGAGATACCGGCCGGGGGCCTGGGCCGCGTAAAGCATGCCCAGCAGGATCACCCCGAAGACCACTGCCGTCCCCAGGTCAGGCTCCAGCAGCACGAGGCCGCCCATGAGGGCGGTCATGGCCACGGGAGGCACGAAGTCCCCCCACCGCTCCGGCGGGCGCCGCTCACCCAAGTGCGCGGCCAGCATGAGCACGAGGGCGGGCTTGGCCAGTTCCGCCGGTTGCAGCGAAAGCGGCCCGAGGACGATCCAGCCCTGGGTGCCCGCCACCCGCCGCCCGACCAGCAGCACAGCAACCAGCAGTAAAACGGCGACGAGATACCCCATCCGCGCTAGCTGGAGCAGGCGCCGGTAATCGAGGGCGATGACCGTTACCATGCCCACAAGTCCGATGGCCAGGCTCACGGACTGGCGTTCGAGATAGTAGGTGGGGTCTCCCACGACCCACGACCGGGTCGCGGAGTAGATCATCACGAGCCCAAACAACCCCAGGGCCGTCGCGGCGCCGATCAGGGACCAGTCCACCGAGGCGAGCCACCGCCTGGCCGTGCCATGCGGGGGAAGAAACTGCCCCATCAAGCCTCTCTGTGACCCCTGGCGGCCGCTACACGAGGACCGCGGATGGGCACGTTCGCCACCAGCGCCACCGGCGCGTCATCTCGCGGCGCGCTGGCCAGCGACACCTCGATGCCGTCCTCGACCACGTCCACGTAGCGAGAGATGACGGCGAGGAGTTCATCCTTCAACGTCTCGATGAGCCCGGGCGGAAGCTTCGCCCTATCGTACTTGAGCACCAGTTGCAGCCGTTGAGTTGCCACGTCGGCGCTCTTGGGCCCGCGCGGACCCAGCACCTTCGTCAGCCAGTCCATTCTTTGCCAGGCCCCCTGCCCGTTTGAGAACAGCCCTTCTCGTCGGTCACGAAGCCGCCTTGGACCCCCGCATCAACCTCTTCAGCCTGGCCATCAGCCCTCCGTCTTCCAGGTCGAGGAAGGGTACCTCATGCCCCTCTAGCCGCTGGGCAATGTTACGGAAGGCCTGCCCCGCGCGGGATCGCCCGTCCAGGACGGCGGGCTCTCCCCGGTTGGTAGTCACGATGATGGATTCGTCGTCGGGCACGATCCCGATGAGGGGAATCGCCAGGATCTCCATGACGTCCCCGACCTCCATCATGTCGCCACGGCGAACCATCTGCGTACGGATACGGTTGATGACCAGCCGGGGCTCGTAGAGCTCCTTGCTCTCCAGAATACCGATGACCCGGTCCGCGTCCCGCACGGCCGCGACCTCGGGCGTGGTAACGATGATGGCCTCGGTAGCCCCCGCCACCGCAGTGTGAAAGCCGTGGTCGATGCCTGCCGGGGAGTCGATCAGCACGTACTCGAACTCATCCTGAAGCTGGGCGGTCAGGTCCCGCATCTGCGCCGGCGTGACCGCGTCCTTCCCGCGGGTCTGCGCGGCGGGCAGAAGCGTCAGGTTGTCCACCCGCTTGTCGCGGATCAGGGCAGCCTTCAGCTTGCAGTTTCCCTCCACCACGTCCACCAGGTCGTAGACGATGCGGTTCTCCAGGCCCAGCACCACGTCCAGGTTGCGGAGCCCGATGTCCGCGTCCACCACCACGACCCGCCGCCCCATCAGGGCCAGCGCCACCCCTAAATTGGCGGTGGTTGTGGTCTTGCCGACGCCACCTTTCCCGCTGGTGACGACTATGACGCGCCCTGCCATGCCGACGTGCCCTCCTCAACTCCCGCCGTATAGGGCTGCACTTCCACCGCTCCGTCCCGGATGCGTGCCATCTCGGGCCCCCGTCCCGGAACCGTCTGGTCGGGGGAGCGTGCCACCCGGTGAGCGATCCGCAGCTGCAGCGGATCCAGCCGCAGCGCCACCACGACGGCTCCCTCGTCGCCCCGGGCGCCGGCGTGCGCGATTCCCCGGAGCGCCCCCATTACCACAATGTCACCGCTGGCAATCACCTCGGCCCCCGGGTTCACGTCGCCCACGACCACCACGTGTCCGTCGTACGCGACGCGCTGCCCGGACCGGAGCGTCCGGTGAACGAGGAGCGTTCGATCCGGCGGCACGGCCCGTTCAAGGCCACGTCCCGTGGCCTCCAGCCCGAGCTGCGCGATCTCCGAGGCAAGCCGGGCGCTGCCCACCACCGCCTGCGCCCCACTGCCCGCTTCCCTGTCGTGGTTGGAGGGCAGTGCCCCGCTGGCCGCCAGGGCCCCTTCGGGCGCCCCGTCCCGCACCTCCAGCCCACACTCCCGCAGCGTT
Encoded here:
- the minD gene encoding septum site-determining protein MinD is translated as MAGRVIVVTSGKGGVGKTTTTANLGVALALMGRRVVVVDADIGLRNLDVVLGLENRIVYDLVDVVEGNCKLKAALIRDKRVDNLTLLPAAQTRGKDAVTPAQMRDLTAQLQDEFEYVLIDSPAGIDHGFHTAVAGATEAIIVTTPEVAAVRDADRVIGILESKELYEPRLVINRIRTQMVRRGDMMEVGDVMEILAIPLIGIVPDDESIIVTTNRGEPAVLDGRSRAGQAFRNIAQRLEGHEVPFLDLEDGGLMARLKRLMRGSKAAS
- the minC gene encoding septum site-determining protein MinC, with the translated sequence MVVSAAGGRESKLRDSVALKGSRRGLRVVLDESADFREVLAALRRRLWPARRFFAGAPVFLEAGRRQATWAEWSEVIRTLRECGLEVRDGAPEGALAASGALPSNHDREAGSGAQAVVGSARLASEIAQLGLEATGRGLERAVPPDRTLLVHRTLRSGQRVAYDGHVVVVGDVNPGAEVIASGDIVVMGALRGIAHAGARGDEGAVVVALRLDPLQLRIAHRVARSPDQTVPGRGPEMARIRDGAVEVQPYTAGVEEGTSAWQGAS
- the minE gene encoding cell division topological specificity factor MinE; the encoded protein is MDWLTKVLGPRGPKSADVATQRLQLVLKYDRAKLPPGLIETLKDELLAVISRYVDVVEDGIEVSLASAPRDDAPVALVANVPIRGPRVAAARGHREA
- the rodA gene encoding rod shape-determining protein RodA, with the translated sequence MGQFLPPHGTARRWLASVDWSLIGAATALGLFGLVMIYSATRSWVVGDPTYYLERQSVSLAIGLVGMVTVIALDYRRLLQLARMGYLVAVLLLVAVLLVGRRVAGTQGWIVLGPLSLQPAELAKPALVLMLAAHLGERRPPERWGDFVPPVAMTALMGGLVLLEPDLGTAVVFGVILLGMLYAAQAPGRYLAWMGGAALVALGLAVAVSALGWAEILRPHQLERLVVLVDPASRRQGAGWNVTQSVIAIGSGRLFGQGLFAGPQTQLAFVPARHTDFIFSAVGEEFGFLGATGVLAAYAVILRRCLAIAMQARDRSVALLAAGVAITVGFHVVVNVGMTLGLMPVMGIPLPLLSYGGSSLVATLVAIGLAASVGARRHGW